The region ATTAAAGCATTTAGCGCTATGCTAATTGTACTCTCAAGTGTTGAGTGCAAGAGTTTTACAAGAACCACTACAGAAACTTTAAAATAGTATTCAGCATTGGAACTTAATACATTTGAGAGAACTAAAGCAGTTGATTCCCAGAGTGCTTGTGATGGCTGAGGATCATCTTGAACAATAACTTTTGAAAGCTCAAAAATACCTTTCGCGTCAGCAACAACTTTTGGCCAGCTCTTGGAAATTTTTTCCAATGCTTTTATTGCTGTTTGCTGTAAATTTAAAATTCCAATTCCTGCAAGCCGTACAAGGGGCACAACTGCATTCTTTGTTGTAATATCTTGCTGAAAGTGTTCTTGTGCAAGAAGATGAGATAACAGTTCAGTGCCAAGCTGCTGAATAGCTTGGGATGGGGATTCCAAAAATGAAATTAAGGGCTCAATGACTTGGCTAGGAGTAAGCTTTAAGGATGCAAGACTTTGTGGTTTCTCCAATATATTTACAAGTGCTTGTAAGGCACTATGCTGTCCCCATAAATTGAAATCCCGACGGAGCAAAACATTGAAAAGGGGTTCTACAATTTCTGCAGCATCTGAACTTCTAGCAATTGCAGTACTGTTAGTTAAAATGAGAAAAAGCTCAGCTATTGTCGAACATAACAAGCTAGGTGCTGATTGAAATAGCTTGAGACAATTATCAATAATGCCAGCTTTGACCATGTCATGTTTGCTAGGAGTCCTGTCTTTAGCCAATTTAATTAGAGCAGATATAGTGGCCTCAATAAGCTGGTAGTTTGCACCAGAAATCAAGCTGACAAGGAGATCCACAACATTATAGGCTGCTGCAAGCTCTACTTGCTGTTCATCTTCCAATAATCTATCAAAAGCACAAACCCCATATTCTATTGCTGTCTCAGAACCAGACTGCATTAGTAATATAAGGGGTTCTAGGCATTCTGAGGCAACTGGGTTTACTCTGATCTTACTATTAGCAAAAAGAATATAGCAGAGATGTGCAGCATGGCTCTTCAGTTCCAAAGAAGAAGCAGAAGACAACACTTTGCATAAACTTTCAAGTGGATTCCCTTCCACATCAGTAAAAACATATGCTTTTGACATATCTCCTGATGTTAACTTGATCAAGGCCATGAGAGCAGCTTCTTGCTCACTCCCTGATGTTGTGTTAAGCATGTCAGCCAATGGCTGAATGGCCTGTTTAGCTAATTCCGAATCTCTGATAGAGTCGGCATCAAAGAGTTCATGAAGTGCTCTTGCTGCACTATATCTAGCATTTCTTGATCCAAGACGCAAAACAGCTATGAGTTGTTTCAATGAACTTGTTGATGCTTCATGATTAATGAGGTCAGAGTTACAAAACAAAATTCTCAGTAACTCTGAAATAGCAGTCTCAGTTGAGTCTTGAGGGCTCAAGGACAGGTATTTGTTCAAGGCCTCCAGAGCTCCGGCTTCTGCCAGAAGTGATTTATTTGTATCACTTCCATCTGCAATGGATATCAAGAGCCTAACAGCAACCGGTGGAGCATTAGGTCTTTCTGGTATTGGTTTTAAGAGGTCCACTAAGAGGGGTATAGACTTTCGTGCAGTAGATCCCAATCTTACATCTTCAATTTCAAAAAGGGTATCCAAAACAACTTGATCAGGGTTTCGCACCAAAGAAAATTCTTCTGATAAAGCCACAAGATTTGGCATATCTGACTCAATATGCCCAATACTAGTTATCAATCCAGCAACAGCACCAGAATTTGCAATGACAAGATTTATCCCCCTATTACCATTACAAACAAGACTAGCCATGGCCTGGGCAGCGAAATATTTATCAATTACTTCTTCGGATCTTAGCAAAAGAGCGATAGAAGGTATAATGTTCATTGTTGCAGGTGATATAATGATGTTTGTATCTTTAAATAAAATTGCCAAGAACAACGTACTGATCCATATTCCTTCAGTATCCTCATATTCTGCCTGTCAATAGGGGAGAGATGAAATTTACTTGAAAAAGCAACTAATTTTTTTAGCATACTTGAACAAGACTAAAATAAATGTGGAATCCAGACATGTAAATCACCAACACAAATCATCAACCAAATGAACATAATCTAGTATTTGGAGGCAAAAAAAGATGCACATTAGTATAGTCTTGTGTCTTCTCACTTTTCACTAATCATTCAGACTCATTCTTCAGAAATCATGCCCAGGCTAAGCTTTAACAGAAATAAGAGGGCCTTATCAAAGATCAAAAGGGAAATAAACTCAAAATCTATTTAAAATAACAACAGAGACTTTAGGAAAGCAAGCATGTAAAAATTGAGATATGGgatatttaaatttaaaaaattgattcgtactaataaataattaaattagTACATATATTATAGATTCAGGTCTGGCAAGACTTGTCCTGGATTTTATTCACAAAGCCCAACCTGTATTCTGTAGCTGGCTTAACACTAATTTGTCAATGTCTAATAAAGATCAGTTAAATGAACAAAAATTACCTGTGGGTTTGAAGTATGTCTTGCAAGTTTGTTACATAGAGCTTCAATTCCACCAGCTTCCATAACTGTGTGCTTGCTCTTCAAATGAGAAGAAACAATAATTGAGAGCAACCACAGGGCAACAGTACCTCCCAAGACTACAGCAGGATCAAGAATATCAAACACATCAACTTCTTGAAATGCATTTCTCTCCATAAAACCTTTAGGGGTGAATACTTCAATATCTAATGAAGAACAGCTACAACTCTGCTTTACCATATCAACTAAAGAATATATGAGTGGTTTTAAATAACCAGAAGAGTCAAGGGAATCCATTGAAATCTCTTTCTTCTCCTTTGCAGCACAAATTAGTATGGAAGCTCCACCAACTTTTACTTCTGAACTGGAGGAGTTTATTATTCTATCAGCCAACGAAACAATGGATCTAGAACTGGCAAACAAGAAATCACCAAGAACGGCTGGTTGATCCCCACAAAGCCTAGACAGAATTTCAATTGCCTTGTCTTGCACAGGGGGAGGCCCCTCAGCCAAACAGGAGACAAGAAGTTCTAAGCTTGATGGTATTTCAGTCAGAGCTAACCATAGAGGGTAAGTGAAGTTGACACCTTGTTTAGTCCTGACTAGCAGTGCAATTGCTCCTAAAGTATCTGCAGCATCAGTTCCATCCATATCCACAGCTCTTAATGAATCAACAAGTGCAAGCACAGTGAAACGGCATTGAGCATTCCCCTTGAGAATGTCACCTACTGGAAACTGCTTCAGTAATTCATGAAGTGCACGTGATGCATTTTGTTTACCTTCCGAGGTTCCTTCTGCCAGAACTCTTGTTAAAGCTGAAACAACATCTTCAGCAAGGGCTTCAGCGGCAATAAAAGGATCAAAAAGAAGATTCGCTAATGCAGCAACAGCAGTTTCAGCAGCATCAACAGAGGATGTTTTAGCTAATTTGATTAGCGGCTCAACATCACCTTCTACAATATAAGACATCATATTTGCAGCTTTGCTCTTGGTTGGACGAGACAGAGCACATAAGGCTCGAGCAGACTGAGTGGCAACACCTTGAGTTTTGCTACTCAAAAGCTTCAAGCAAGGAAGCACAATCTCATCCGTTGCAAGACTATCACAAATGTCTTGTCTTGTGATGAATAAATCAGCAAGGACTGAAGCTGCATATTCTTGGGTTTCCACATTTGATGAATTGAGAACTTGAACAAGAGATCTCAGTCCTTTATAAGCTGCAGATCCCTTTTGAAGGAGATCCTTCTGTGAAGCAATAGAAAGCACATGACCTAAAACCCGAACTATATGGGCCTTTGAGCTTGTAGAATCCCCAAGGAGCAATGCTAATAGCTGGTTAATAGTGGCAGAATCAGCTACTCGGACAAGCTTTGTGAGTGCCTTGGCAGAAGCTTCTTGTCCTTTTGGTCCACCACTCTTGAGAAGCCACAAAAATGCTGGTACAGCTCCAGCACTTTCAACACAGGCACGGATATCTTCACTGTGGCAGCACAAACTCCAAAGAACATTAGCCGCTTCCTCTCTTGCTTTTTGTGATCCAGTCTCCAACAACTGTACCAATGGTGGAATACCTCCAGCAGCAGTGATTGCCCATTTGCTGTCATCAACCTGCTGAGTTAAGATCGCTAACAATTGAACTGAGTACTCTTGATGCTGCTCACTGGATAATCCCACCAATGATATCAGCAATTGGATGCCTTCTCGTTTTTTAATGGCCTCCCATATTCCAATCCTTTCACAACACAAGCTTGTCAATGAAAGTATCAGATTACCTTGCACATCAGGAGCAGCCATAGTTATAAGTCCAATGAGAACCTTTTTTGAATCTGCTTGAACGAGCCACTTTGAGAGATATTCATTTCCATAAAGGCTGGCCATGGCCTCAAGGACACGTTCTTGAATCAGCTTGTTGTCTCTAGTCTTTAAGAGAGTTACTAGATTGTCCTCTACCTGAGTTGCATCAAAATGTTCCTCATCAACGTCACGGTTTTCCACAAAGACCATGAGTGTATAAGCAAGAGCACCAATTATATCACCAACTGGTGCAGCAAGGTGGGGAGAATGGGAAAGCTCTCCAAGATATAGTATTAAAGAAGACATGCCCCCGTAGATGTTAGCTAAAGCTCGAGTTGCATGCTCTTGCAAGGCCCGGCCACCATCGCCTCGCATACACTCTGTAGAAGGAGCAACAATAGCTCCAATAAGGATTGGAACCCCGTCTGCATTAACAATAGCTTTTTTAGCCATGGTAGACTTTGAAGAAAGGGCCTCTAGGGCATCGGCAGCACTGGCTCGTACAGAAATATCATTTTCCTGACCAATAAGTCGAAGTAAAGCTTTGACTGCTCCAGAGTCTATTACTTTGGGGATGCTATCACTGAAAGCCAGCATTAAACGTGCCAACAGGGAAGCTGCATTTGACTGAGAAACAGAATTATCTGAAGACAAGAGACCCCCAATGATATCCACACCTCCAGCTTCTAATGTTGCTTTCCAATAAACATCTTTGTCCCCACATAGATTTCTTAATGCTCCAGTAATAAAACCCTCCACAACTTTGTCTTCCTTGTTCTGTGGATGTAGTTGATTCCATAAGGTTGGAACTACACCTTCTGTAACAAAAATTTTCATACCAACATGATCATCTGAAAGACCACCAGAGGAAACTTCATATATTGCTTCAGCTGCTGCCTTTCTAGCATCAGTGGATTCATATATTAAAACTGCCAGTAATGGTGGGATACAACCCCCAAGAAGTACTTTTAACCTCAAGTCTTCATCTTTGCACAGGAAACTCAGAGTGGAAGCTACATTAAATTTTGCAAGAGGGGTTCCATTTCTGAGAATGCTTATGAACAACGGCATTGCTTGGGCATGAGAACCGATAAGTGCTCTAGCATCCTTCCTTCTCCTGGCAACACCTAGTAATTGTGCTGTAATAAGTTCTTTCTCAAGTGGTGAAGACATGTTGGCATGCAGTTGCTCCAAAAAATTAGCAACTGATCCCATTGTAGATTCGGCATCGTCCATTCCTGTTTCCTCATTGAATTCCCTGTATAGAATTGGGTATTTAACTGCCACTTGTTAGTATTTTGATTATATTTCACATTTGCAAGTGAAAGATGTGATGTAAATCTCAGACGAGTCCTAACCAGCCATAAGTCATTAGTATAACATTAAATTCTAAACAGATCATAAACTAGTTTCAGTTAGTAAAAAGTTTAGTCTCCATAACTATGATATATTTTCTAGTATATTATAAGAAAATAAATTCCTGATGAGTATGCATAAACAAAGTTACTGACATGAGCTGAGAATCAGAATAAATGGATCTCTGTTGATCAGGAGAGGGAGACTTTGACATTTGCACCAATAAGCTAGTTTATCCTCCTTGTAGAACTCCTGTAAATTTAAACATTCTAAAATTTCAGCATAAAAAGTCCATCCTAAATTGACATCCAACAAAAAATGCTGAAAATAGAAAACACACATATGAGAAGGACTTTGTTTCTTATGCTACATTACATCACAAGACACATTTCCATGAAAAACCACTGCGTTAAAACATTCATATTAGAGAGTCGCCTACTTACTATACCAAATCAATTTTTATCAACTGCAACATTTACACTAATGCCTCCAAAAGTATTTTTTAACCTCAAAA is a window of Lathyrus oleraceus cultivar Zhongwan6 chromosome 6, CAAS_Psat_ZW6_1.0, whole genome shotgun sequence DNA encoding:
- the LOC127098058 gene encoding protein CELLULOSE SYNTHASE INTERACTIVE 3, whose translation is MSKSPSPDQQRSIYSDSQLMEFNEETGMDDAESTMGSVANFLEQLHANMSSPLEKELITAQLLGVARRRKDARALIGSHAQAMPLFISILRNGTPLAKFNVASTLSFLCKDEDLRLKVLLGGCIPPLLAVLIYESTDARKAAAEAIYEVSSGGLSDDHVGMKIFVTEGVVPTLWNQLHPQNKEDKVVEGFITGALRNLCGDKDVYWKATLEAGGVDIIGGLLSSDNSVSQSNAASLLARLMLAFSDSIPKVIDSGAVKALLRLIGQENDISVRASAADALEALSSKSTMAKKAIVNADGVPILIGAIVAPSTECMRGDGGRALQEHATRALANIYGGMSSLILYLGELSHSPHLAAPVGDIIGALAYTLMVFVENRDVDEEHFDATQVEDNLVTLLKTRDNKLIQERVLEAMASLYGNEYLSKWLVQADSKKVLIGLITMAAPDVQGNLILSLTSLCCERIGIWEAIKKREGIQLLISLVGLSSEQHQEYSVQLLAILTQQVDDSKWAITAAGGIPPLVQLLETGSQKAREEAANVLWSLCCHSEDIRACVESAGAVPAFLWLLKSGGPKGQEASAKALTKLVRVADSATINQLLALLLGDSTSSKAHIVRVLGHVLSIASQKDLLQKGSAAYKGLRSLVQVLNSSNVETQEYAASVLADLFITRQDICDSLATDEIVLPCLKLLSSKTQGVATQSARALCALSRPTKSKAANMMSYIVEGDVEPLIKLAKTSSVDAAETAVAALANLLFDPFIAAEALAEDVVSALTRVLAEGTSEGKQNASRALHELLKQFPVGDILKGNAQCRFTVLALVDSLRAVDMDGTDAADTLGAIALLVRTKQGVNFTYPLWLALTEIPSSLELLVSCLAEGPPPVQDKAIEILSRLCGDQPAVLGDFLFASSRSIVSLADRIINSSSSEVKVGGASILICAAKEKKEISMDSLDSSGYLKPLIYSLVDMVKQSCSCSSLDIEVFTPKGFMERNAFQEVDVFDILDPAVVLGGTVALWLLSIIVSSHLKSKHTVMEAGGIEALCNKLARHTSNPQAEYEDTEGIWISTLFLAILFKDTNIIISPATMNIIPSIALLLRSEEVIDKYFAAQAMASLVCNGNRGINLVIANSGAVAGLITSIGHIESDMPNLVALSEEFSLVRNPDQVVLDTLFEIEDVRLGSTARKSIPLLVDLLKPIPERPNAPPVAVRLLISIADGSDTNKSLLAEAGALEALNKYLSLSPQDSTETAISELLRILFCNSDLINHEASTSSLKQLIAVLRLGSRNARYSAARALHELFDADSIRDSELAKQAIQPLADMLNTTSGSEQEAALMALIKLTSGDMSKAYVFTDVEGNPLESLCKVLSSASSLELKSHAAHLCYILFANSKIRVNPVASECLEPLILLMQSGSETAIEYGVCAFDRLLEDEQQVELAAAYNVVDLLVSLISGANYQLIEATISALIKLAKDRTPSKHDMVKAGIIDNCLKLFQSAPSLLCSTIAELFLILTNSTAIARSSDAAEIVEPLFNVLLRRDFNLWGQHSALQALVNILEKPQSLASLKLTPSQVIEPLISFLESPSQAIQQLGTELLSHLLAQEHFQQDITTKNAVVPLVRLAGIGILNLQQTAIKALEKISKSWPKVVADAKGIFELSKVIVQDDPQPSQALWESTALVLSNVLSSNAEYYFKVSVVVLVKLLHSTLESTISIALNALIVYERNCASSAEEMMEAGAMDALLHLIRSHQCEESSGRLLETLFNNVRVREMKVSKYAIAPLSQYLLDPQTRSQSGKLLVALALGNLSQHERHARAGDSVSACRALISLLEDQPTEEMTMVAICALQNFVMNSRTNRRAVAEAGGILVIQELLLFPNTEVAGQAALLIKFLFSTHTLQEYVSNELIRSLTAALERELWSTATINEEVLKTLHVIFINFPKLHISEAATLCIPHLVGALKSGGEVAQDSVLDTFFLLKQSWSTMPLDIAKSQAMIAAEAIPILQMLMKTCPPSFHERADTLLHCLPGCLTVTIKRGNNLKQTMGSTNAFCQLTIGNGPPKQTKVVNHSTSPEWKEGFTWAFDVPPKGQKLHIVCKSKNTFGKTSLGRVTIQIDKVVTEGVYSGLFSLNHDNNKDGSSRTLEIEIIWSNRISNDDI